From Bradyrhizobium sp. NDS-1, the proteins below share one genomic window:
- the cobS gene encoding cobaltochelatase subunit CobS — protein MTTAALSKVEEVSGLPDMKVSVRQVFGIDSDLEVPAYSEVDPHVPEVDSDYRFDRATTLAILAGFARNRRVMVTGYHGTGKSTHIEQVAARLNWPCVRVNLDSHISRIDLVGKDSIVVRDGKQVTEFRDGILPWALQNNVALVFDEYDAGRPDVMFVIQRVLEVSGRLTLLDQNKVIKPHPAFRLFATANTVGLGDTSGLYHGTQQINQGQMDRWSIVTTLNYLSHDEEVEIVLAKAKHYRTTEGRDIVNKMVRLADLTRNAFANGDLSTVMSPRTVITWAENADIFGDIGFAFRVTFLNKCDELERPLVAEFYQRCFNAELPESAVNVALS, from the coding sequence ATGACGACCGCCGCTCTGTCCAAAGTTGAGGAAGTTTCCGGTCTGCCCGACATGAAGGTGTCGGTGCGGCAGGTGTTCGGGATCGACAGCGATCTCGAAGTCCCCGCCTATTCCGAAGTCGATCCTCATGTACCCGAAGTCGATTCCGATTACCGCTTCGACCGCGCCACCACGCTCGCCATTCTCGCCGGCTTCGCCCGCAACCGCCGCGTGATGGTGACCGGCTATCACGGCACCGGCAAATCCACCCATATCGAGCAGGTCGCGGCCCGCCTGAACTGGCCCTGCGTGCGCGTCAACCTCGACAGCCACATCAGCCGTATCGACCTCGTCGGCAAGGATTCTATCGTGGTCCGCGACGGCAAGCAGGTCACCGAATTCCGCGACGGCATCCTGCCCTGGGCGCTGCAGAACAACGTCGCGCTGGTGTTCGACGAATACGACGCCGGCCGCCCCGACGTGATGTTCGTGATCCAGCGCGTGCTGGAAGTCTCCGGCCGCCTGACCCTGCTCGACCAGAACAAGGTGATCAAGCCGCACCCGGCGTTCCGGCTGTTCGCCACGGCGAACACGGTCGGCCTCGGCGACACGTCGGGCCTCTATCACGGCACCCAGCAGATCAACCAGGGCCAGATGGACCGCTGGTCGATCGTCACCACGCTGAACTATCTCAGCCATGACGAGGAGGTGGAGATCGTGCTGGCCAAGGCCAAGCACTATCGCACCACCGAGGGCCGCGACATCGTCAACAAGATGGTGCGCCTCGCCGATCTCACCCGTAACGCCTTCGCCAACGGCGACCTGTCGACGGTGATGAGCCCGCGCACGGTGATCACCTGGGCGGAGAACGCCGACATCTTCGGCGATATCGGCTTTGCGTTCCGCGTCACCTTCCTCAACAAATGCGACGAGCTCGAGCGTCCCCTGGTCGCCGAGTTCTACCAGCGCTGCTTCAACGCCGAGCTGCCGGAATCGGCGGTCAACGTGGCGCTGAGCTGA
- a CDS encoding ABC transporter ATP-binding protein: MVAMMHNSLRPAQPLRLVDAPPAPSAATPQPTIRIEDLSIVFAAPRGQVIAVDRVSLDVMSGEFVSLVGPSGCGKSTLLNAMAGLERPFEGRVMVAGGPMLGRRPDVGMVFQQPHLFPWKSVRRNIAHGPRALGKSKAEALRIADDLIEMIGLTKFASAYPHTLSGGMQQRVAIARALANQPRVLLMDEPFGALDAQTRAVMQDNLLELRDRINATIVFVTHDIDEAILLSDRVLIMSAGPGRILRDLSVGLPRPRSSAILTDPAYLALKRDCLDLIRTEGRKAFAQMEAVI; the protein is encoded by the coding sequence ATGGTGGCGATGATGCACAACTCGCTCCGTCCGGCCCAGCCGCTCCGACTCGTCGATGCTCCGCCCGCGCCTTCGGCGGCAACACCTCAACCGACCATCCGCATCGAGGATTTGAGCATCGTCTTCGCTGCGCCCCGCGGCCAGGTCATTGCGGTGGACCGGGTGTCCCTGGACGTCATGTCGGGCGAATTCGTCTCGCTCGTGGGCCCGTCGGGCTGCGGCAAGTCTACGCTTTTGAATGCGATGGCAGGCCTCGAGCGGCCGTTTGAAGGCCGGGTGATGGTGGCTGGCGGGCCGATGCTGGGACGCCGGCCGGATGTCGGGATGGTCTTCCAGCAGCCGCATCTCTTTCCGTGGAAATCGGTGCGCCGTAACATCGCTCACGGCCCACGCGCGCTCGGCAAGTCCAAGGCGGAAGCGCTGCGGATCGCCGACGATCTGATCGAAATGATCGGGCTGACGAAATTCGCGAGCGCCTATCCGCATACGCTTTCAGGCGGCATGCAGCAGCGGGTGGCGATTGCGCGCGCCCTCGCGAACCAGCCGCGCGTGCTGCTCATGGACGAGCCGTTCGGCGCTCTGGACGCGCAGACCCGCGCGGTGATGCAAGACAACCTTCTCGAACTTCGCGACCGGATCAACGCCACGATCGTCTTTGTCACGCACGATATCGACGAAGCCATTCTCCTGTCCGATCGGGTGCTGATCATGAGCGCCGGCCCCGGCCGTATCCTGCGGGATCTTTCCGTGGGTCTCCCGCGCCCGCGCTCCAGCGCGATCCTGACCGACCCCGCCTATCTCGCCCTCAAGCGGGATTGCCTCGATCTGATCCGGACCGAAGGCCGCAAGGCATTCGCGCAAATGGAAGCGGTGATCTAG
- a CDS encoding NADPH-dependent F420 reductase has translation MSTIGIIGAGNIGRAIAQTLARNGIAVTLSNSRGPESLAATVAEIGPLVTAGTREEAAAKDIVFVAVNWSKLPDALAGLPPFGGRIVVDANNPIEAPLFKPAELGGRASSEVFADLVPGARVVKAFNHLLAQLLATDPASDGGKRVLFYSGDDADAKAAVGALIDRLGFSGIDLGSLAIGARLTQFPGGPLPALNLVKFG, from the coding sequence ATGTCCACCATCGGCATCATCGGCGCGGGCAATATCGGCCGCGCCATCGCGCAGACGCTGGCGCGCAACGGCATCGCGGTGACCCTGTCCAACAGCCGCGGCCCGGAAAGCCTGGCCGCGACCGTGGCCGAGATCGGTCCGCTCGTGACCGCCGGCACCCGCGAGGAGGCAGCTGCCAAGGATATCGTGTTCGTCGCGGTCAACTGGTCGAAGCTGCCCGATGCGCTTGCCGGGTTGCCGCCGTTTGGCGGCCGGATCGTCGTCGACGCCAACAATCCGATCGAGGCGCCGTTGTTCAAGCCGGCTGAACTCGGCGGCCGCGCCTCGTCAGAGGTCTTTGCCGATCTGGTGCCGGGTGCGCGGGTGGTGAAGGCATTCAACCATCTCCTGGCGCAGCTCCTCGCAACCGACCCGGCAAGCGACGGCGGCAAGCGCGTGCTGTTCTACTCGGGAGACGATGCTGATGCGAAGGCGGCTGTCGGCGCGCTGATCGATCGGCTCGGATTCTCTGGCATCGATCTTGGCTCGCTCGCGATCGGCGCCAGGTTGACCCAGTTTCCTGGCGGTCCGCTTCCGGCGCTGAACCTGGTCAAGTTCGGCTGA
- the cobT gene encoding cobaltochelatase subunit CobT has product MTTSNSKFRNTKEAPTEPFKRSVASCLKAIAKSPELDVSFAAERPGLAPGKARLPEPARKMTKRDAAIVRGHADSIALKIACHDAKLHRKLMPGNPQARGVFEAVEQARVEAIGARRMAGVAKNLTAMLDDHFHRGKFDEITDRADAPLADALAMLVRERLTGMAPPTAAKKMVDLWRPILEDKIGKRLDRLDTLVEDQTRFGDAVHDLLTALELGDERSADSEDDEDNDENQDGDNDQSGAEGSPDSDAAQEMSADQAQATSEEMSESAMESAQASTSDTFDDGELGDDETPGEATRPNSHGKNEPRGPEYHAFAPKFDEIIAAEDLCDHDELERLRAYLDKQLAHLQGIVARLANRLQRRLMAQQNRAWEFDLEEGILDPARLSRVVTDPYHPLSFMHEKEATFRDTVVTLLLDNSGSMRGRPITVAATCADILARTLERCGVKVEILGFTTRAWKGGQSREAWLAAGKPANPGRLNDLRHIIYKSADAPWRRARKNLGLMMREGLLKENIDGEALDWAHKRLLGRPEQRKILMMISDGAPVDDSTLSVNPGNYLERHLRHIIEEIETRSPVELIAIGIGHDVTRYYRRAVTIVDAEELGGAITEKLAELFSETNTAPTQAAGRPRRKLHS; this is encoded by the coding sequence ATGACCACCTCCAACTCCAAATTCCGCAATACCAAGGAAGCGCCGACCGAGCCGTTCAAGCGCTCGGTCGCCTCCTGCCTGAAGGCGATCGCCAAGTCGCCGGAGCTCGACGTCTCCTTCGCCGCCGAGCGGCCCGGCCTTGCGCCGGGCAAGGCGCGGCTGCCGGAGCCGGCGCGCAAGATGACCAAGCGCGATGCCGCGATCGTGCGCGGCCATGCCGATTCCATCGCGCTCAAGATCGCCTGTCACGACGCCAAGCTGCATCGCAAGCTGATGCCGGGCAATCCGCAGGCGCGCGGCGTGTTCGAGGCGGTGGAGCAGGCCAGGGTCGAGGCGATCGGCGCGCGCCGCATGGCCGGCGTTGCGAAGAACCTCACCGCGATGCTGGACGACCATTTCCATCGCGGCAAGTTCGATGAGATCACCGACCGCGCCGACGCGCCCCTGGCCGACGCGCTGGCGATGCTGGTGCGCGAGCGCCTCACCGGCATGGCGCCGCCGACCGCCGCGAAGAAGATGGTCGATCTCTGGCGTCCGATTCTCGAAGACAAGATCGGCAAGCGGCTCGACCGGCTCGATACGCTGGTCGAGGACCAGACCCGGTTCGGCGATGCCGTGCACGACCTCTTGACCGCGCTCGAGCTCGGCGACGAGCGGAGCGCCGACAGCGAGGACGACGAGGACAACGACGAGAACCAGGACGGCGACAACGACCAGTCCGGCGCCGAAGGCTCGCCCGATTCCGACGCCGCCCAGGAGATGAGTGCCGACCAGGCGCAGGCGACGTCCGAGGAGATGAGCGAGAGCGCGATGGAAAGCGCGCAGGCCTCGACCTCCGACACGTTCGACGACGGCGAGCTCGGCGACGACGAGACGCCGGGCGAGGCGACGCGTCCGAACTCGCACGGCAAGAACGAGCCGCGCGGGCCGGAATATCATGCCTTCGCGCCGAAATTCGACGAAATCATCGCCGCCGAGGATCTCTGCGACCATGACGAGCTGGAGCGCCTGCGCGCCTATCTCGACAAGCAGCTCGCGCATCTGCAGGGCATCGTCGCCCGGCTCGCCAACCGCCTGCAGCGCCGCCTGATGGCGCAGCAGAACCGCGCCTGGGAGTTCGATCTCGAAGAGGGCATCCTCGATCCCGCGCGTCTGTCGCGCGTCGTCACCGATCCCTATCACCCGCTGTCCTTCATGCACGAGAAGGAGGCGACGTTCCGCGACACCGTGGTGACGCTGCTGCTCGACAATTCCGGCTCGATGCGCGGACGGCCCATCACGGTCGCCGCCACCTGCGCCGACATTCTCGCGCGCACGCTGGAGCGTTGCGGCGTCAAGGTCGAGATCCTGGGCTTCACCACGCGCGCCTGGAAGGGCGGGCAATCGCGCGAGGCGTGGCTTGCCGCCGGCAAGCCGGCCAATCCCGGCCGCCTCAACGATCTCCGCCACATCATCTACAAATCGGCGGATGCGCCGTGGCGCCGCGCGCGAAAGAATCTCGGGCTGATGATGCGCGAGGGTCTCCTGAAGGAGAACATCGACGGCGAGGCGCTGGACTGGGCGCACAAGCGACTGTTGGGTCGGCCCGAGCAGCGCAAGATCCTGATGATGATCTCGGACGGTGCGCCGGTCGACGATTCCACGCTGTCGGTCAATCCCGGCAACTATCTCGAGCGGCATCTGCGCCACATCATCGAGGAGATCGAGACCCGCTCGCCGGTCGAGCTGATCGCGATCGGCATCGGCCATGACGTGACGCGCTATTACCGCCGCGCGGTGACGATCGTGGACGCCGAAGAGCTCGGCGGCGCCATCACCGAAAAGCTCGCCGAGCTCTTCAGCGAGACCAACACCGCACCCACGCAAGCGGCCGGTCGCCCGCGACGCAAATTGCATTCGTGA
- a CDS encoding esterase-like activity of phytase family protein: MSTHPSRRSFLRYAAAGFSTLAASRLAQAQAVAEPPPRALQIENAVTAPVSIEVNARAIPNFEPRDRTRSRFGSLDYRSGLVLTSPFRGFGGLSGIRLDARGERFLAVSDQGGWFTGRIRYSGRNMAGLDDVEAAPLLGAEGRPITEKRLWWDSEAITRDGNVVYVGLERVNQILRYDFSKGGTAARGEVMPVPAGVRKLPSNKGLEALVVVPKGKDQNMPLAGTLIAFSERGLDADGNLTAFLIGGPTPGQFSVRRIEKYDISDAVLLASGELLILERKFSWFTGVNIRIRSIPLKSITPGALADGPVLFLADLGHEIDNMEGIDAHVTPDGETVLTLISDDNFSMLQRTLLLQFTLAE; the protein is encoded by the coding sequence GTGAGCACGCATCCATCCCGCCGCAGCTTTCTCAGATACGCAGCGGCGGGATTTTCCACTCTCGCAGCCTCTCGCTTGGCGCAGGCGCAAGCCGTCGCCGAGCCGCCGCCGCGCGCGCTTCAGATCGAGAACGCCGTCACGGCGCCCGTCAGCATCGAGGTCAACGCGCGCGCCATTCCCAATTTCGAGCCGCGTGACCGCACGCGCTCGCGGTTCGGCTCGCTGGACTATCGCAGCGGCCTGGTGCTGACCTCGCCATTTCGCGGCTTCGGCGGATTGTCCGGTATCCGGCTGGATGCCAGGGGCGAGCGCTTCCTCGCGGTCTCCGACCAGGGCGGCTGGTTCACCGGCCGCATCCGGTATTCCGGCCGCAACATGGCCGGCCTCGACGACGTCGAGGCTGCGCCGCTGCTGGGCGCGGAGGGGCGGCCGATCACGGAAAAGCGCCTGTGGTGGGATTCGGAAGCGATCACGCGCGACGGCAATGTCGTCTATGTCGGGCTCGAGCGCGTCAACCAGATCCTGCGCTATGATTTTTCCAAAGGCGGCACGGCTGCGCGCGGCGAGGTGATGCCGGTGCCGGCGGGCGTGCGCAAGCTGCCCTCCAACAAGGGGCTGGAGGCGCTGGTCGTCGTGCCAAAGGGCAAAGACCAGAACATGCCGCTCGCGGGCACCTTGATCGCCTTCTCCGAGCGCGGGCTGGACGCCGACGGCAATCTCACGGCGTTCCTGATCGGCGGGCCCACGCCCGGCCAGTTCAGCGTGCGCCGCATCGAGAAATACGACATCAGCGATGCGGTGCTGCTGGCTAGCGGCGAGCTCCTGATCCTCGAGCGCAAATTCTCCTGGTTCACCGGCGTCAACATCCGCATCCGCTCGATCCCGCTGAAGTCGATCACGCCGGGCGCGCTGGCCGACGGCCCCGTGCTGTTCCTCGCCGATCTCGGCCACGAGATCGACAACATGGAAGGCATCGACGCCCACGTCACGCCGGACGGCGAAACCGTGCTGACGCTGATCTCCGACGACAATTTCTCGATGCTGCAGCGGACCCTGCTGCTTCAGTTCACGCTGGCGGAGTAG
- a CDS encoding ABC transporter permease → MSTDGRHRANAERRLSVLVGALSVPAFVCLWELVARSHIVNAVLFPPPSTVAVALLDWIHSGQFFGDVSASLFRVTAGFAIGAAAGIVLGILTGEFRLISSLLSPLFHILRPIPPIAFVPIVILWFGLSETGKLFLVVWGVFFTVWLATHIGVQKVDRGLIRAALMLGTPRRQMLGEIVLLGALPYIVVGLRTAVSISFYTLVAAELAGAFSGIVYRIEIAQQNMQTGQVMGGLAALGLLSFVADRSFAAMSERAVWWR, encoded by the coding sequence ATGAGCACCGACGGACGCCACCGCGCGAACGCGGAGCGACGCCTGAGCGTGCTGGTCGGCGCGCTCTCCGTGCCGGCCTTTGTCTGCCTATGGGAACTGGTCGCACGATCGCACATCGTCAACGCGGTGCTGTTTCCGCCGCCTTCGACGGTCGCTGTCGCCCTCCTCGACTGGATTCACAGCGGACAGTTTTTCGGCGACGTTTCAGCGAGCCTCTTCCGCGTCACTGCGGGATTTGCGATTGGTGCCGCCGCCGGGATCGTGCTCGGCATCCTCACGGGCGAATTCCGGCTGATCTCGAGCTTGCTCTCCCCACTGTTCCATATTCTTCGCCCGATTCCTCCAATCGCTTTTGTGCCCATCGTAATCCTCTGGTTCGGGTTGTCCGAGACCGGCAAACTGTTTCTGGTCGTCTGGGGCGTGTTCTTCACCGTGTGGCTCGCGACCCATATCGGCGTTCAGAAGGTCGATCGCGGCCTCATTCGCGCCGCGCTGATGCTCGGTACGCCACGTCGACAGATGTTGGGGGAGATCGTCCTGTTGGGCGCGCTTCCCTACATCGTCGTCGGTCTGCGCACCGCGGTGAGCATCTCCTTTTACACCCTCGTGGCCGCTGAGCTGGCGGGCGCGTTTTCAGGCATCGTCTACCGGATCGAGATCGCGCAACAGAACATGCAGACCGGACAGGTGATGGGAGGGCTGGCGGCGCTCGGGCTGCTCTCTTTCGTGGCCGATCGTTCCTTCGCGGCGATGTCGGAACGGGCGGTATGGTGGCGATGA
- the atzF gene encoding allophanate hydrolase: protein MSQAARPSRSHASRTSAELTSVIATAYERIERDRHRNCWIHVRPMREALAEAEALARRSAKGEVLPLLGVPFGVKDNIDVAGMPTTAACPSFAHVAERSARCVERLVAAGAICLGKTNLDQFATGLSGARSPYGACPSAADGRYVSGGSSSGSAVAVASGHIAFSLGTDTGGSGRIPAGFNGIVGIKPTVGFVSSRGLLPNCPTLDCPSIFCNSAAEGEVLLGLVEGFDEEDPYSRHAPALVSTFPREFRFGRIPTRQLNSFGMPECDALYERACERLAGLGGQAVEIDFTPFAEAGEMLFSGPWIAERHAAISTLIDIDHGGLLEVTRNVLHSASHFAATDAFAAQHRLLKLRRQVQSLFAQMDALVVPTAPRPFTIADMLEDPVTLNSRLGYYSYFANLLDLCAVALPNATLPTGMPMGITLLAAPWHDHALLDFAARWQPDDGAALFDLKVYQPDAESGASPDLVAL, encoded by the coding sequence GTGTCGCAAGCCGCCCGCCCTAGCCGAAGCCACGCCTCTCGCACCTCCGCCGAACTCACTTCGGTGATTGCAACCGCCTATGAGCGCATCGAACGCGACCGGCACCGCAACTGCTGGATCCATGTGAGGCCGATGCGGGAGGCGCTTGCGGAAGCCGAAGCCCTTGCACGACGTAGCGCCAAAGGCGAAGTCCTGCCGCTGCTCGGTGTGCCTTTCGGGGTGAAGGACAACATCGACGTGGCCGGCATGCCGACGACGGCGGCCTGTCCCTCATTCGCCCATGTTGCGGAGCGATCCGCCCGGTGCGTCGAGCGCCTGGTCGCAGCGGGCGCGATCTGCCTCGGCAAGACCAATCTGGATCAGTTCGCCACCGGACTCTCCGGCGCGCGGTCACCGTATGGCGCCTGTCCGAGCGCCGCTGACGGTCGCTATGTCTCCGGCGGGTCGAGCTCGGGTTCGGCTGTCGCCGTCGCCTCCGGCCATATTGCCTTCTCACTCGGAACCGACACCGGCGGCTCGGGCCGGATACCGGCAGGTTTCAATGGCATCGTCGGAATCAAGCCGACCGTCGGGTTTGTCTCGTCCCGCGGGCTCCTTCCGAACTGCCCGACGCTGGATTGCCCATCGATCTTCTGCAATTCCGCCGCCGAGGGCGAGGTGCTGCTGGGGCTCGTCGAGGGCTTCGACGAAGAAGACCCCTACAGCCGCCACGCGCCGGCCCTTGTGTCGACTTTTCCCCGCGAATTCCGCTTCGGACGTATCCCGACGCGTCAGCTGAATTCATTCGGCATGCCCGAATGCGACGCTCTCTACGAACGGGCATGCGAGAGGCTCGCGGGGTTGGGCGGCCAGGCCGTCGAGATCGACTTCACCCCTTTCGCCGAGGCCGGCGAAATGCTGTTTTCGGGGCCCTGGATCGCTGAACGCCACGCGGCGATCAGCACCCTCATCGATATCGATCATGGTGGATTGCTGGAGGTTACGCGTAATGTGCTGCATTCGGCGTCGCACTTCGCCGCGACAGATGCATTCGCGGCGCAACACCGCCTCCTGAAGCTGCGGCGGCAGGTCCAGTCATTGTTCGCGCAGATGGATGCCCTGGTGGTGCCCACCGCACCGCGCCCCTTCACGATTGCCGACATGCTGGAAGACCCCGTCACGCTCAACAGCCGTCTGGGCTACTACTCCTATTTTGCCAACCTTCTGGACTTGTGCGCGGTGGCGCTTCCCAATGCCACGCTGCCAACCGGCATGCCGATGGGCATTACCCTGCTGGCGGCCCCATGGCACGACCATGCCCTGCTGGACTTTGCCGCGAGATGGCAGCCGGACGACGGCGCCGCCCTCTTCGATCTGAAAGTCTATCAACCTGACGCCGAATCGGGAGCTTCGCCCGATCTCGTCGCGCTCTAG
- a CDS encoding NrtA/SsuA/CpmA family ABC transporter substrate-binding protein, producing MRAKTALHLALLAISAYAAVLTPGSGAKAEDMLKARLAQNLAPISGLAIVAKANGLFAKQGLDISVSNFTSGKQCLDTVMGGGADIATTAEAPVTAAAMAQQPIAFVAGMEYSDLKTMTAASAAIRTKADLRGKRIGFTAGTGSEVYTASLLKAAGLTSKDVTLVNLRPQEMLAALAAGSIDAFDTWEPHVANAKKALGEGAVLLDTKGIYSETFNIVVTRPYLEANPAIVSKFLAALIEAEGWVKAHPNEAIDIVATASGMKRDELAAIWSDYVYHVRLDDKLLDTLKTHAAWRLETGNHPPGAGMPDFAKIIATGPLKALDGARVTLSANP from the coding sequence ATGCGCGCGAAAACAGCTCTCCACCTGGCTCTACTTGCGATCTCGGCATATGCGGCCGTCCTCACCCCCGGCTCCGGGGCCAAAGCCGAAGATATGCTGAAGGCACGGCTTGCGCAGAATCTCGCGCCGATTTCGGGCCTGGCGATCGTCGCCAAGGCGAACGGCCTGTTCGCCAAGCAGGGACTCGATATCTCCGTCTCGAATTTCACGAGCGGAAAGCAGTGCCTCGACACGGTGATGGGTGGCGGAGCGGATATCGCGACGACCGCCGAGGCTCCGGTCACGGCGGCCGCAATGGCCCAGCAACCGATCGCCTTCGTCGCCGGCATGGAATATTCCGATCTGAAGACGATGACGGCGGCGTCCGCCGCCATCAGGACGAAAGCCGATCTGCGCGGCAAACGAATCGGGTTCACGGCCGGAACCGGTAGCGAGGTCTACACCGCTTCTCTGTTGAAGGCGGCGGGACTCACCTCCAAGGACGTTACGCTGGTCAATCTTCGTCCGCAGGAGATGCTTGCAGCCCTGGCGGCGGGGAGCATCGATGCGTTCGACACCTGGGAGCCGCATGTCGCGAATGCAAAGAAGGCTCTCGGCGAGGGTGCCGTCCTGCTCGACACCAAGGGAATCTATTCGGAGACCTTCAACATCGTCGTGACGCGGCCATATCTGGAGGCAAACCCGGCGATCGTCAGCAAATTCCTGGCGGCCCTCATTGAAGCCGAGGGCTGGGTCAAGGCTCATCCGAATGAAGCGATCGACATTGTCGCCACAGCGTCGGGCATGAAGCGCGACGAGCTTGCGGCGATCTGGTCGGACTACGTCTATCACGTGCGCCTCGACGACAAGTTGCTCGATACGCTGAAGACGCACGCGGCCTGGCGGCTCGAGACCGGCAATCATCCGCCCGGTGCGGGAATGCCCGATTTCGCGAAGATCATTGCGACGGGGCCGCTGAAGGCGCTTGATGGCGCACGCGTAACGCTGTCGGCCAATCCATGA
- a CDS encoding nuclear transport factor 2 family protein has product MTTDTIDFDHILRSNLERVFNERDEDKRRAAVADLFVDEPTMYEPTNIIRGQSEISRVAGDLLKQFGPTFRFVPDGVAVGHHGLARLAWQAGPEHGPVAVTGADVALIEGGKISQLWVLLNPQ; this is encoded by the coding sequence ATGACAACCGACACTATCGATTTCGACCATATTCTCCGGTCGAACCTGGAGCGCGTGTTCAACGAGCGGGACGAGGACAAGCGGCGAGCCGCCGTCGCGGACTTGTTCGTTGACGAACCAACCATGTACGAGCCGACGAACATCATCCGGGGGCAGTCGGAGATATCGCGCGTCGCCGGAGATCTTCTCAAGCAGTTCGGCCCGACATTCAGGTTCGTGCCCGATGGCGTCGCGGTCGGACATCATGGCTTGGCGCGCCTGGCCTGGCAGGCCGGCCCCGAGCATGGACCCGTCGCAGTGACGGGGGCCGACGTGGCCCTGATCGAAGGCGGTAAGATCTCGCAGCTGTGGGTGTTGCTCAACCCGCAGTGA
- a CDS encoding Crp/Fnr family transcriptional regulator: protein MSATSLRTTAGVMLAESDTLVSSLPGLLDPLNEADRRRILAIGRREVLETGKHVWRQGDTQSGIYLIESGRIRSYYAAPSGREVTLAYWFAGNFVGGPDLFGAGAHMWSSVAIERSRLLFLPGPALRDLALQSATIAVALLDALAFKARCYSAMAQMLGTRSVTERLQRLLIFLSKIYGTPQGREIVIGIPFTHGDLANLIGATRQWVTVQLSRMQAKGVIRYDRGLIVILNLRALDLELV from the coding sequence ATGTCAGCGACAAGTCTCAGGACCACGGCCGGGGTGATGCTGGCCGAGTCGGATACTCTGGTCAGTTCGTTGCCGGGTTTGCTCGATCCCTTGAACGAGGCGGACCGGCGTCGCATCCTTGCCATTGGTCGTCGGGAGGTTCTGGAAACCGGCAAGCATGTCTGGCGCCAGGGCGACACGCAGAGTGGCATCTATCTGATCGAGTCGGGCCGAATCCGCAGCTATTATGCAGCACCCTCCGGTCGTGAGGTGACGCTCGCCTACTGGTTTGCCGGCAATTTCGTCGGCGGGCCGGATCTCTTCGGGGCCGGGGCGCATATGTGGTCTTCGGTTGCAATCGAGCGCAGCAGGCTCCTGTTCCTGCCTGGTCCCGCGCTGCGCGACCTTGCGCTCCAGTCGGCCACCATCGCGGTTGCGCTTCTTGATGCGCTGGCGTTCAAGGCAAGGTGCTACTCGGCCATGGCGCAGATGCTCGGCACGCGGTCAGTCACCGAGCGGTTGCAGCGTCTGCTCATCTTTCTCTCGAAAATCTACGGAACGCCGCAGGGCCGCGAGATCGTGATCGGCATTCCGTTCACCCACGGCGATCTCGCCAACCTGATCGGAGCCACACGGCAATGGGTAACGGTGCAGCTTTCGCGCATGCAGGCGAAAGGCGTCATCCGCTACGACCGAGGGCTGATCGTCATCCTGAATTTGCGCGCGCTCGATCTCGAACTCGTCTAG
- a CDS encoding DedA family protein, whose product MTSFLDPLIAFVSAHPWLGYLTLFLAALLEAVPVVGSVIPGSTIILALSALVPGGELALPWVLLAAALGAVLGDGSAYWIGHRRQREILTTWPLTNYPRVVEQSESFFHRFGTWAVFFARFVPPIRAFVPVTAGALGMAPAKFYAVNIPAILVWAPAHVLPGVLAVSALHEYAGLPHHEHIGKHIWILAVVAVAIVAGAAVWMIRRRNGNGIAAAKPRA is encoded by the coding sequence GTGACATCCTTCCTCGATCCCCTCATCGCCTTCGTCTCGGCCCATCCGTGGCTGGGCTATCTGACCCTGTTCCTGGCTGCGCTGCTGGAAGCCGTGCCGGTGGTGGGCTCGGTGATCCCCGGCTCGACCATCATCCTGGCGCTCAGCGCCCTGGTTCCGGGGGGCGAGCTCGCGCTGCCATGGGTGCTGCTCGCCGCTGCGCTTGGCGCCGTGCTCGGAGACGGCTCGGCCTATTGGATCGGGCACCGGCGGCAGCGCGAGATCCTCACCACCTGGCCGCTGACCAACTATCCGCGCGTGGTCGAGCAGAGCGAAAGCTTCTTCCACCGTTTCGGCACCTGGGCCGTGTTCTTCGCCCGCTTCGTGCCCCCGATCCGCGCCTTCGTGCCGGTGACCGCAGGCGCGCTCGGCATGGCGCCGGCAAAGTTCTACGCGGTGAACATCCCGGCGATCCTGGTCTGGGCGCCGGCCCATGTGCTGCCGGGCGTGCTGGCGGTGTCGGCGCTGCATGAATATGCCGGGCTCCCCCACCATGAGCATATCGGCAAGCACATCTGGATCCTCGCCGTTGTCGCGGTGGCGATCGTTGCGGGCGCAGCGGTCTGGATGATCCGGCGGCGGAATGGCAACGGGATCGCAGCGGCGAAGCCGCGGGCCTGA